Proteins encoded within one genomic window of Erinaceus europaeus chromosome 13, mEriEur2.1, whole genome shotgun sequence:
- the TRIM63 gene encoding E3 ubiquitin-protein ligase TRIM63 gives MDYKSGLIQDGNPMENLEKQLICPICLEMFTKPVVILPCQHNLCRKCANDIFQAANPYWTNRSGSVSMSGGRFRCPSCRHEVIMDRHGVYGLQRNLLVENIIDIYKQECSSRPLQKGSHPMCKEHEDEKINIYCLTCEVPTCSMCKVFGAHQACEVAPLQSVFQGQKTELSNCISMLVAGNDRVQTIITQLEDSCRVTKENSHQVKEELSQKFDVLYAILDEKKSELLQQVTREQEEKLSFIESLIQQYREQLDKSTKLVETAIQSLDEPGGAIFLLSAKQLIKSIVEASKGCQLGKTERGFENMDYFTLDLEHIADALRAIDFGTDEEEEEYIEEEGHEEEESTEGKEGHQ, from the exons ATGGATTATAAATCAGGCCTCATCCAGGATGGGAACCCCATGGAAAACCTGGAGAAGCAGCTCATTTGTCCCATCTGCCTGGAGATGTTTACCAAGCCCGTGGTCATCCTCCCGTGCCAGCACAATCTCTGCCGGAAATGTGCCAATGACATCTTCCAG GCTGCAAATCCCTACTGGACCAACCGGAGTGGCTCGGTGTCCATGTCTGGAGGCCGTTTCCGCTGCCCCTCCTGCCGCCACGAGGTGATCATGGACCGGCATGGCGTGTATGGGTTGCAGAGGAATCTGCTTGTGGAGAACATCATTGACATCTATAAACAGGAGTGCTCCAG CCGGCCTCTACAGAAGGGCAGTCACCCCATGTGCAAGGAACATGAAGATGAGAAGATCAACATCTACTGCCTCACGTGCGAGGTACCCACATGCTCCATGTGCAAGGTGTTTGGGGCTCACCAGGCCTGTGAGGTGGCCCCTCTGCAGAGTGTCTTCCAGGGACAAAAG acTGAGCTGAGTAACTGTATTTCCATGCTGGTGGCCGGGAATGACCGAGTGCAGACCATCATCACTCAGCTGGAGGACTCTTGTCGAGTAACCAAG GAGAACAGCCACCAGGTGAAGGAAGAGCTGAGCCAGAAGTTCGATGTCTTGTACGCCATCCTGGATGAGAAGAAGAGTGAGCTGCTGCAGCAGGTCACCCGGGAACAGGAGGAGAAGCTCAGCTTCATCGAGTCCCTTATCCAGCAGTATCGGGAGCAGCTGGACAAGTCTACGAAGCTGGTGGAGACAGCCATCCAGTCTCTGGATGAGCCCGGAGGGGCTATCTTCCTCTTG aGTGCCAAGCAGCTCATCAAAAG CATAGTGGAAGCTTCCAAGGGTTGCCAactggggaagacagagcggggctTTGAAAACATGGACTACTTCACACTGGACTTGGAGCATATAGCAGATGCACTGAGGGCCATCGACTTTGGAACAG atgaggaagaggaagagtatATTGAAGAAGAGGGTCATGAAGAGGAAGAGTCCACAGAGGGGAAAGAAG GACATCAGTAA